From the genome of Gemmatimonadetes bacterium SCN 70-22:
CCCCTTCTCCCATGCGCCCGTGCGTTCCAGCGGTTCCACCGCCCGGGTGGTGTCGTAATGCAGCATGACGTCGAACTGTTCAGGGAGCCGGGCCCGGAAGTAGTGCGACAGCCGTTCGGTGCGCGGGCGGTAGATCACCCCGATGGCGCGTTGCAGCCGCGGCTCGTCGAGCACGTCGCGGAGCACGCCGTTGTCCCGCAGGTCGAGGAGGAGGCGCGGCCCCGCGTCGTGGAAGACCTGCTCGTAGCTGTCGGGAAGGCCCGGACGAACCATCATGCGCTCGGCCTGCCCCCCCCAGTCGTGAGCGGCCGTCACCGTCCCGGTGTACGTGCTGAAGCCCACCAGGAGCGCCTCCCTCCCGAACTCCTGCCTGGCGAGCTGGCCCAGGTTGAGCTCGCCCATCTCGGACATCTCGGTGGCCGCGGCGTTGCCCAGGTGCGAGTTGTGCGCCCAGACGACGAGCTTCGCACCCCCTCCCGTCTCCGCGCGCAGGTGATCGCTCAGCAGGCGCAACGTCTCGAACATGTGGCGGTCGCGCACGTTCCACGAGTCGGCGCGCCCGCGAAACATCGCCCGGTAGTACTGCTCGGCGTTGGCCACCAGGCGGGCGTTCTGCTGGGCGAAGAAGTGCGCGTCGGGAGGGAGACGGCCGTCGCGCTCGGCGTAGGCGGCGGCGCCCCGCTGCATGTCCACCAGCTGGGCCACGACCTCCGGTTCGCAGGGCTCCGACATCCCGCGCGAGACGGCGAAGCCGTACTCCTGCGGGTCGTCGCCGAAGTGGTCGAAGCAGGCGTAGCGGTGACGGGCGCGACGCGCCGCCTCGGGGTCGACGACGTCCAGGTACTCGAGCACCGCCGCCATCGAGGCGTGCATGGAGTACAGGTCGAGACCGTAGAAACCCGCGGGACGTGCCCCCGCCGGGAGGTGGTCGTTGTGTGCGCGCAACCACCCCACGAAGTCGAGGACATCGACGTTGCGCCACATCCACTGCGGGAAGCGCCGGAAGCCGCCCAGCGCCTCGTCGGCATCGTGGTCACCGGGACTCCCGCGCACGAAGCGGTTGACGCGGAAGGCGTCGGGCCAGTCGGCCTCGACGGCCACTCCGGCAAAGCCGAGCTCGCGGATCAGCCGTTTCGTGATCTCCCCGCGCAAATGGTAGAAGTCGTGCGTCCCATGCGAGGCCTCGCCGATGAGGACGTAGCGCGCGTCGCGCGCCCTCTCGACGATCGGATCGAAGTCATGGCCCTCACCAGACAGGTGACGCGCTTCCTGCGTCACGATGCGCGAGACGTGTGCCGCATCGCTGAGCGTTCGAGTCCTGGGCATCGCCATCCCTCCTCGTTCACGGGCGCCGTGCGGCGGCCCCCCGTCGTTCACCCGGCCGTGCGTTGTGTGCTCGGATGCGCCGCCAGCACCGCCAGTACCTCCTCGTCGCCCACGTCGTGGAAGTCCTGGTACCACATGCCGACGCCGTAGAACGGCGCTGGCACCTCCACGCAGACGCACTGGTCTGCGCGCCGCTGGAGGAGGTCGCGCGCGCTGTCCGATGCGACGGGGGCAGCGGCGACGATCCTGGCGGCGCCAAGGCCCCGGATCGCATCGACCGCCGCCACCATGGTCGACCCGGTGGCCAGGCCATCGTCCGCCACGATCACGACCTTGCCATCGAGCCGAAGCTCGCCACGCCCGGCGCGGAACAGCGCATCGCGACGCGCCAGCTCCACGAGCTCGCTCTCGATCACGGGTTGCATGTCACGCATGGTGATGCCCAGCTGCGCCATCAGGTCGCGGTCCAGCACCTCCACGCCGCCAGTGGCAATTGCGCCGACCGCCAGTTCGCGGTTCCAGGGCACCCCGAGCTTGCGCACGGTGAAGACGTCGAGCGGCGCCTGCAACGCATCGGCCACCTCGGCGGCCACGAGCACGCCGCCGCGCGGGAGCCCGAGGACGATGACGTCATCGCGACCGGCGTACTCGACCAGCGACGCAGCGAGCGTGCGCCCCGCTTCAAGCCGATCGATGAACCTCGACATGGGATGCGCCTGCATGCGCAGGCGTGGCAAGGGGACACCTCCCACTCCGCGGAGCGGTCCGGGGACGACCGCCCCCGCCGCGGCACCGACCTCGCGCGGCTCCACAACCCTACCGTGCGGCGCCCCCTCGCGACCAGAGGGAAACCGCGCGGGAGCCGTCAGGGAGGCGCTGGCAGCCGTCCCGATGCGTGACGGGGAATCGCCGTCGTGGTGGGGTGTGGCGCCCATGGTCATTCCGGCATTCCCGCCATAGGGTTTCGGCACGAGCCGATCGGGAGACGGACCATGCCGACCACCAAGCGCCTGCTGCTCCGGGGCGCTGCGCGGGAGCGGGTGCTCAAGGGGGCGACGACGCTGGCGGACGCCGTGCGCGTGACCCTCGGCCCCAAGTCGAAGTGGGTGCTGGTGGAGCGCCGATGGGGGCGCCCGCTGCTGATCGTCGCCGAGGACGTGGAGGGAGATGCCCCGGCGACGCTGGTGCTGAACCGGATGCGGGGCGTGCTCCCGTGCGCGGCGGTGAAGGCTCCGGGCTTCGGCGACCGTCGGCGCGCGATGCTCGACGACCTCGCGGTCCTGTGTGCGGGGCAGGTCGTCTCGCCCGAGATGGGCGTGGCGTTGGAGCACCTGACGACTTCGCAGCTCGGGCGGGCCAAGCGCGTGGTGGTGGACCGAGACAGCACGACGATCATCGGCGGTGCCGGCGAGCGAGCCGCGATAGAGGGGCGTTGCCAGGAGATGCGCGCGCAGATCGCGCGGGCAACCTCGTACGACGACAAGGAGAAGCTCGAGGAGCGGCTTGCCAAGCTCGGCGGCGGTGTGGCCGTGGTGCATGTCGGCGCCCCATCGGAGGCCGAGCTCAAGCGCCGCAAGGAGGCGTTCGAGGAGATGCCGCTCGAGGTGTAGCGCGGGGGGAGCGGAACCGTGCCACGACCTGTCGGCGATAACCCTCACGACGGAGGGGGGCTTTCGGACAGCACGCCGATGCGCGCCACACAGATTGCCAGTGGAGAGTGCAGGTGGTGGGTTACATCTCTACCGTGGTGTCATATGCTCAGCTATCGAGACCTGACGCACCTCGCGACCGACTACCGTGAGCGGCAGGTGCTCACCGTGTATCTCCACACGACTTCGGAGAATCCGGCCGAGCGCAACATGTGGCAGGCCGAACTGGACCATGCGCTCGATGCCTTGCGCGCGCGCGTGAAGGGCGGGAATCACGCCGAGCGCACGAATCTCGAGAAGGCCATCGAGCAGCTGCGTCAATGGGTGATCATGCGCAGGAGCGCCCTGCGAAGCCCCGGGGTCGTGGTCATCGTCTCGCCCGAGGAGGTACTCTACGCGGCTCCGACGGATACGGTCGTGCCGAACGTGGCGACGTGGAGCAAGGGGATCCACCTGGCGCCGCTCCTCAGGAGCGCGTCGTACGGGGAGCCGTCGGCGGTCCTCCTGGTCGACGGCCGCAACGCGCACCTCTTCCGTTATGAGCCGCCACGGCTGGTGGAGCGCCTGGAGACGATGTCGACCAAGGAGGACATCGACGCCGAGCGGAACCTCGGAGCGCCGACGGGTGCCTTCCACCGGGGGACCCGGGGCCCGACGGCGGCGGACGAGGCCGACCGGCTGAAGATGGCGGCACGCCAGCGCTTGTACGCCGATGCGGTCGAGAAGGCGATCTCGCTCGCTGCCAAGGAAGGGTGGGTGGTGTTGACGGGGACCACGCGGGCGGTGACGGCGGCCAGGCAGCAGGTGCCGTCGCCGATGCTGGCGCGCACCATCACGGTGGATCACGTCGACATTCACGTGAGCGATTTCGAGCTCGCCCAGGCGGTGACGCGGGCGATCGCCGACCGGGAGATGCAACGCGACCGCGAGCTGGTGCGCGAGATCCTGGACGAACACGGTGCCCGCGGGAAGGGGGTGGCCGGCCTCGAGGCGGCCCGGGCGCTGCTGGAGCGCGACGGCGTGGCCGATCTCCTGC
Proteins encoded in this window:
- a CDS encoding erythromycin esterase — protein: MAMPRTRTLSDAAHVSRIVTQEARHLSGEGHDFDPIVERARDARYVLIGEASHGTHDFYHLRGEITKRLIRELGFAGVAVEADWPDAFRVNRFVRGSPGDHDADEALGGFRRFPQWMWRNVDVLDFVGWLRAHNDHLPAGARPAGFYGLDLYSMHASMAAVLEYLDVVDPEAARRARHRYACFDHFGDDPQEYGFAVSRGMSEPCEPEVVAQLVDMQRGAAAYAERDGRLPPDAHFFAQQNARLVANAEQYYRAMFRGRADSWNVRDRHMFETLRLLSDHLRAETGGGAKLVVWAHNSHLGNAAATEMSEMGELNLGQLARQEFGREALLVGFSTYTGTVTAAHDWGGQAERMMVRPGLPDSYEQVFHDAGPRLLLDLRDNGVLRDVLDEPRLQRAIGVIYRPRTERLSHYFRARLPEQFDVMLHYDTTRAVEPLERTGAWEKGELPETYPSAL